The DNA segment TTTCACTTCCCAATGAACTAAGCTCTGTAGGGAAAGGCTTTATGTcaaaaaacacaggaaactaGAGAAACATCATGAAGGATAGTGCCCAGGAAGAGGAGACCAGGATCTTGAGGTGCACAGAGTGGtaacttaagaaaacaaatttcaggggcgcctgggtggctcacttggttgggtgtctgacttgggctcaggtcatgatctcacgctttgtggttccagccccatgttgggctctgtgctcacagctcaaagcctggagcctgcttcagattctatgtctccttctagctctctgcccctcccccacttattttctgtctctctgtctctcaagaatgaataaatgtaaaaaaaaaataaaaaataaaaaaaaatgtccccaaGACCAAAGTTCTGCCACAAGCTTATTATGACCCAATCTTGAATGACACTATTCTATTTCCATTGAGAGATGAACAttatacaatgattttttttcattatctcaaATCATGAAAGGCATAATAATGTAGGATTTGATATAAAATAGAAGATTTCATGTATATTAttgataataaaagcaaaaattctcatTATGATTGCTTCACAAAGAGGAAACATTGCATGTGGACCATCAGGGTTTACAAAGGAAATCAACTCATTGATCCAGGAATTGCATATGTATGAGACCTTTCTCATCAAGCAAAAGAGgatatttcttcatttgtcattAGTGTCACCGTCACTTTTACAAAGacaggaaattaaaatttatttgcatgACTTTAGTCAACACCTTAAAAGTATTCTgaagaaatttttattctatgGGAAATGAACAATAACTGAAAGATTAACCAAGAGATATGATTGCTGTCTTTTAGGCTGTTCATTGACAAAGGAAATTATTCAagtgaaaaaataagtttaaaatgaaGGTAAGAcatgagaattaaaaagaaaactgaaaacgtAAGAATTAAGGAAGttaatatgtaaaatagaataaacagtCTATATCATTTTGGTGGCGATTcaaatttctttagaaaatctGTGAAATGGCCCCAAGGGACACTTGAGATCCTTTGGGGTGGAGGTGAGCAGAACAGTACAGTCAGGAAAGCAATATGAAAAACACAAGAATGTCAACAGATTGGAGTAcattaaaaagctaaatatatgGGAAACATAATGGTCAGGTTGGTAATTATTACCAAAGGGACTAAATATTCACCTGGCCAAGTCAAACCAACCAAATTAGAATATAACATTGCTAATTTCTAAGTAGAAAATTTTCAATTTGATGgagttttcttttcaatttctttttatgagAATGTACTGTTTTAAAGTCCTAGCTGTAAGTGTACAGAGAAGTGAATGTTGACTGACAGATTATTTTAACAAAGCACCACATCCTTTGTTATATAACTTTTCCAATTTTTCAGTTTGAATAAaccatttaaattaaaacatggagcagaagaatgaaaactcAACTGATTTTATCCTCCTGGGACTCTTTCCCTGGTTCAGTTATCCCtacctcctcatcctcctcctcctttttatttacattattgcCTTTACTGGAAACTCCATACTAATCCTCCTCATCTGGCTGGACTCCtgcctccacacccccatgtacttcctGCTCAGTCAGCTGTCCCTCATTGACTTGGCTTACATCTCCAGCACAGTCCCCAAGGTGGTTACCAACTATTTCACAGAGAGGAAGAACATTTCCTATTTCGCCTGTGGCACTcagctctttttcttcctcacccTTGGTCTTGCTGAGTGCATCTTGCTGACCCTAATGGCCTATGACCGCTGTGTGGCTGTGTGTAACCCCCTGAGATACACAATTCTCATGAATCCCAAGGTCTGTAAGCAGATGGCTGCAGCAGCCTGGATTGGAGGGTCCCTTGCAGCCCTTATACACACCATCTACCCAATGAATTTCCCTATCTGTGGTTCCAGGGAAATTAATCATTACTTTTGTGAGATGCCTGCCATCCTGAGGTTGTCTTGTGTGGATATATCACTCTATGAAATGGTAAAATTTGTATCAACAATTGTGTTTCTCCTCGTCccattttttcttattctggTATCCTACACTCTCATCTTCCTCACTGTTCTGAAGATGAATTCTTGGAAAGGAAGTAACAAAGCACTTTCCACCTGCTTCTCCCACCTGACAGTAGTGAGTCTCTACTTTGGTCAAGCCATCTTCATTTACATGACACCCAGTTCTTCTCACACACCTGAACAAGATCAGATTGCAGCTGTACTTGGCACCATAGTGACCCCCATGCTAAATCCCCTCATCTACAGCTTAAGGAACAAAGAAGTGGTGGGGGCCCTGAGGAAGTGCATGGGAAGATGTGGCAATTGAGAAAATGCTATGTTTCCACAATGTCACTGTAAGAAAAGTTTCATACTCAATATTAAAAGTAGCTATTATCATTGGATTGTCATACTGGAAATGTAACATAATAAGGGATCAGAAAAGTATTAGGACTCAGGCatattgttatttgtttgttggtATAAAGTTGTTTCTAGTTCCATAGTCAAGGCTTTCTTAGAGTACAAACTTAATGTGTTATTTATGATTAACCTTTTGAGAAATTACGTGGGTTTTGACAATAACATCTGTGCAGAGATAATCTTTATCTTCTTGAGCAGCTTCAGTGTATCAGGACATGGTCTAAAACCAACTGTCATCCTAGAAATAACTCGTTGATTgatgtttcttatttaaaaaccatcatctctgtgttttctttcattcatatGTTCACTCTTAATGCTATTGACCAAATCTCCACTCTTCAAAAGATCAAGATCACTTTTTCCATAAAATCTTTGTACATGAAATTTTCATTCAGCAATCTCTTATtggtaataatatattatttcatattttattgcatataatTTATGCAAGTTGcattattttgctttctaaattaaagaatatatatatatatatccatatgagAATAGAAACAATGAGGTACATTCAGGAAATTTTTGCTGGattttatgtgaattatttttttttaatttttcctattattttcacattttttaattttttgttggtATGTTAACATTAATAATTTTCAAGCTAATAGAATAGGTTAACTTTATAGCTTTATAATCCTATTCAGTGTACCttctttttgtaattcttttttttcaatatatgaaatttattgtcaaattgttttccatacaacacccagtgctcatcctaaaaggtgccctcctcaatacctatcacccacattcccctccctcccatccccaatcaaccttcagtttgttctcagtttttaagagtctcttatgctttggctctctcccactctaacctcttttttttcccctttcaccttccccatgggtttctgttaagtttctcaggatccacataacagtgaaaacatatggtatctgtctttctctgtatggcttatttcacttaggatcacactctgtagttccatccacgttgctacaaagggtaatatttcattctttctcattgccacatggtactccattgtgtatataaaccacaatttctttatccattcatcagttggtggacatttaggctctttacataatttggctattgttgaaagtgctgctataaacattggggtacaagtgcccctatgcatcagtactcctgtatcccttggataaattcctagcagtgctattgctggctcatagggtaggtctatttttaattttctaaggaacctccacactgttttccagagtggctgcaccagtttgcattcccaccaacggtgcaagagggttcccatttctccacatccttgccagcatctatcatctcctgatttgttcattttggcctctctgactggcgtgaggtgacatctcagtgtggttttgatttgtatttccctgataaggagcgacgttgagcatcttttcttgcgcctgttggccatccggatgtcttctttagagaagtgtctattcatgttttctgcccatattttcactgggttatttgtttttcgggtgtggagtttggtgagctctttatagattttggatactagccctttgtctgatatgtcatttgcaaatatcttttcccattcccttggttgccttttagttttgttgattgtttcctatgctgtgcagaagctttttatcttcataaggtcccagtaattcatttttgcttttaattcccttgcctttggggatgtgtcgagtaagagattgctatggctgaggtcagagaggtcttttcctgctttctcctctagggttttgatggtttcctgtctcacatttaggtcctttatccattttgagtttatttttgtgaatggtgtgagaaagtggtctagtttcattcttctgcatgttgctgtccagttctcccagcaccatttgttaaagagactgtcttttttccattggatgttctttcctgctttgtcaaagatgagttggccatacttttgtgggtctagttctggggtttctattctattccattggtctatgtgtctgtttttgtgccactaccatgctgtcttgatgatgacagctttgtagtagaggctaaagtctgggattgtgatgcctcctgctttggtcttcttcttcaaaattcctttggctattcggggccttttgtggttccatatgaattttaggattgcttgttctagttttgagaagaatgctggtgcaattttgattgggattgcattgaatgtgtagatacctttgggtagtattgacattttgacaatatttattcttccaatccatgagcagggaatgtctttccatttctttaaatcttcttcaatttccttcataagctttctatagttttcagcatacagatcctttacatctttggttagatttattcctaggtattttatgcttcttggtgcaattgtgaatgggatcagtttctttatttgtctttctgttgcttcattgttagtgtataagaatgcaactgatttctgtacattgattttgtatcctgcaactttgctgaattcatgcatcagttctagcggacttttggtggagtctattggattttccatgtataatatcatgtcatctgcgaaaagtgaaagcttgacctcatctttgccaattttgatgcctttgatttccttttgttgtctgattgctaatgctagcacttccaacactatgttaaacaacagcggtgagagtggacatccctgtcttgttcctgatctcagggagaaagctctcagtttttccccattgaggatgatgttagctgtgggcttttcataaatggcttttatgatctttaagtatgttccttctatcccgactttctcaagggtttttattaagaaagggtggtggattttgtcaaaggccttttctgcattgattgacaggatcatatggttcttatcttttcttttattaatgtgatgtatcacgttgattgctttgcgaatgttgaaccagccctgtatcccaggaatgaatcccacttggtcatgttgaataattcttttcatatgctgttgaattcgatttgctagtatcttattgagaatttttgcatccatattcatcagggatattggcctgtagttctctttttttactgggtctctgtctggtttaggaatcaaagtaatactggcttcacagaatgagtctggaagttttccttccctttctatttcgtggaatagcttgagaaggataggtattatgtctgctttaaacgtctggtagaactcccctgggaagccatctggtcctggactcttatttgttgggagatttttgataaccgattcaatttctttgctggttatgggtctgttcaagctttctatttcctcctgattgagttttggaaaagtgtgggtgttcaggaatttgtccatttcttccaggttgtccaatttgttggcatataatttttcatagtattccctgataattgtttgtatctctgagggattggttgtaataattccattttcattcatgattttatctatttgggtcctctcccttttctttttgagaagcctggctagaggtttatcaattttgtttattttttcaaaaaaaccaactcttggtttcattgatctgctctacagatttttagattctatattgtttatttctgctctcatctttattatttctcttcttctgttgggtttaggctgtctttgctgttctgcttctatttcctttaggtgtgctgttagattttgtatttgggatttttctcgtttcttttttttttaattttttttcaacgtttatttatttttgggacagagagagacacagcatgaacgggggaggggcagagagagagggagacacagaatcggaaacaggctccaggctctgagccatcagcccagagcccgacgcggggctcaactcccggaccgcgagatggtgacctggctgaagtcggacgctcaaccgactgcgccacccaggcgccccgggatttttcttgtttcttgagataggcctggattgcaatgtattttcctctcaggactgccttcgctgcatcccaaagcatttggattgttgtattttcatttttgtttgtttccatatattttttaatttcttgtctcattgcctggttgacccactcatttgttagtagggtgttctttaacctccatgcttttggaggttttccagactttttcctgtggttgatttcaagcttcatagcattgtggtctgaaagtaagcatggtataatttcaattcttgtaaacttatgaagggctgttttgtgacccagtatatgatctatcttggagaatgttccatgtgcactcgagaagaaagtatattctgttgctttgggatgcagagttctaaatagatctgtcaagtccatctgatccaatgtctcattcagggcccttgtttctttattgaccgtgtgtctagatgatctatccatttctgtaagtggggtgttaaagtcccctgcaattaccacattcttatcaataaggttgcttatgtttatgagtaatcgttttatatatttgggggctccggtattcggcacatagacatttatacttgttagctcttcctgatggatagaccctgtaattattatataatgcccttcttcatctcttgttacagcctttaatttaaagtctagtttgtctgatataagtatggctactccagctttcttttggcttccagtcgcatgataaagagttccccatcccttcactctcaatctaaaggtgtcctcaggtctaaaatgagtctcttgtagacagcaaatagatgggtcttgtttttttatccattctgataccctatgtcttttggttggtgcatttagtccatttacattcagtgttatagaaagatacgggtttagagtcattgcaATGTCTgcatgttttatgcttgtagcgatgtctctggtactttgttttacaggatcccccttaggatctcctgtagggctggtttagtggtggcgaattccttcagtttttggttgtttgggaagacctttatctctccttctattctaaatgacagacttgcgggataaaggattcttgcctgcatattttttctgttcatcacattgaagatatcctgccatgcctttctggcctgccaagtttcaaaagagagatcagtcacgagtcttataggtctccatttatatgttagggcacgtttatcccttgctgctttcagaattttctctttttccttgtattttgccagtttcactatgatatatcgtgcagaagatcaattcaagttacgtctaaagggagttctctgtgcttcttggatttcaatgcctttttccttccccagttcagggaagttctcagctattatttcttcaagtaccccttaaacacctttccctctctcttccccctctgggatacc comes from the Prionailurus bengalensis isolate Pbe53 chromosome A1, Fcat_Pben_1.1_paternal_pri, whole genome shotgun sequence genome and includes:
- the LOC122478929 gene encoding olfactory receptor 2T2-like, producing the protein MEQKNENSTDFILLGLFPWFSYPYLLILLLLFIYIIAFTGNSILILLIWLDSCLHTPMYFLLSQLSLIDLAYISSTVPKVVTNYFTERKNISYFACGTQLFFFLTLGLAECILLTLMAYDRCVAVCNPLRYTILMNPKVCKQMAAAAWIGGSLAALIHTIYPMNFPICGSREINHYFCEMPAILRLSCVDISLYEMVKFVSTIVFLLVPFFLILVSYTLIFLTVLKMNSWKGSNKALSTCFSHLTVVSLYFGQAIFIYMTPSSSHTPEQDQIAAVLGTIVTPMLNPLIYSLRNKEVVGALRKCMGRCGN